One Nostoc sp. UHCC 0302 DNA window includes the following coding sequences:
- a CDS encoding DUF1350 family protein encodes MDWKEIRGNWVVIPRNPIGIIHFLGGAFVATAPHITYRWLMEQLAAKGYVVIATPFVNTLDHTAIAKSVLLNFDRTLERLQDTGALRKLYLPIYGVGHSMGCKLHLLIGSLFSVERAGNILISFNNYAAREAIPLVEQFNSTFAIEFTPTPLETNKLVQEKYNIRRNLLIKFSNDTIDQSAALTKILQERFPEMVTAQTLPGTHTTPLGQDIKWQTGTSFTPFDALGQWFKQEAYRDLNQLRRTILLWLNPLSPP; translated from the coding sequence ATGGACTGGAAAGAAATTAGAGGTAACTGGGTAGTCATTCCCCGAAATCCTATCGGTATTATTCATTTTTTAGGAGGTGCATTCGTTGCTACAGCACCTCACATCACTTACCGATGGTTAATGGAACAATTGGCAGCTAAAGGATACGTTGTGATTGCCACGCCTTTCGTCAATACATTGGATCATACTGCGATCGCAAAATCAGTACTGTTAAACTTTGACCGTACTCTCGAACGCCTACAAGATACTGGAGCATTACGCAAGCTCTACCTTCCCATCTACGGCGTAGGACACAGTATGGGTTGTAAATTACACCTGCTGATTGGTAGCCTTTTTAGTGTAGAACGCGCAGGCAATATCTTAATATCCTTCAACAACTACGCCGCACGAGAAGCTATCCCCTTAGTAGAACAGTTCAATTCTACTTTTGCGATTGAGTTTACCCCCACACCCTTAGAAACCAACAAGCTTGTACAAGAAAAATACAATATTCGGCGCAATTTATTAATAAAATTTAGCAATGACACCATCGACCAATCGGCAGCTTTAACCAAAATCTTACAAGAACGCTTTCCTGAGATGGTAACAGCACAAACTTTACCAGGAACTCACACTACTCCTTTAGGACAAGACATCAAATGGCAAACAGGAACATCTTTTACCCCTTTTGACGCCCTTGGGCAATGGTTCAAGCAAGAAGCATACCGCGACTTAAACCAACTAAGGCGTACCATCCTCTTGTGGCTGAATCCTCTTTCACCTCCATAA
- a CDS encoding M48 family metallopeptidase, protein MNFFEHQDKARQNTQQLIGLFTLSIAVMILAIYIAALFLFRMAPRIWWHPGLFLYVAGITIIAIALASLYKILCLREGGSVIAQELGGRLLLPETADEQGRQLLNIVEEMAIASGISVPEVYLLESETGINAFAAGFTPNDAVIGVTRGSLQHLNRDELQGVIGHEFSHILNGDMQLNLRLVGLLHGILFIYLTGELLLRFRSSSREDKGLPLWAFGLALMAIGGIGLLCGRLIKAAVSRQREFLADASAVQFTRNPNGMTGVLQKLQQMDSRLVSPNAEAASHMFFSNALNPSFWEDIFSTHPPLTERIRRIGGVKVRNVPSSNRNQRTSSSPDSLVMGFASATNATTPEQVVNQVGSVAPEHFAHAQALLSKLPESLRLGVREQQSAMAIAFALALDTENLQIQERQITWLREVQPAEVVEKTLEFSSEIAQLDRNIRLPLVDLTIPTFRQNSAKDCQRLYKCLQGLVVATGSLSLWHFVLQLILWYRLQPCINPTSVTTVEFTSIEQIWSDSILVLSALARVGHSQPDAITYAFHSGVFRLPGAGQQEKVDTPVNCNLPEVKKSIDRLRLATPKLKQAIVDACAHTVLLDNKVTPSEADLLRAIAMTLDCPIPPFLNPQRGISKQKSSSLKQS, encoded by the coding sequence CCTATCAATCGCAGTCATGATTCTTGCGATTTATATTGCTGCGTTATTTCTATTCCGCATGGCTCCTCGGATTTGGTGGCATCCAGGATTATTTCTCTACGTAGCTGGAATCACAATAATTGCGATCGCTCTGGCAAGTTTGTATAAAATCCTCTGTCTCCGAGAAGGGGGAAGCGTAATTGCCCAAGAGTTGGGAGGACGACTGCTGCTGCCAGAAACAGCAGATGAACAAGGGCGACAACTATTAAATATTGTTGAGGAAATGGCGATCGCTTCTGGTATTTCCGTGCCAGAAGTCTATCTCCTAGAGTCCGAAACGGGTATTAATGCTTTTGCTGCGGGGTTTACGCCCAACGATGCCGTAATTGGAGTTACCCGTGGAAGTTTGCAACACCTAAACCGCGATGAGTTACAAGGAGTTATCGGGCATGAATTCAGCCACATTCTTAATGGAGATATGCAGCTGAATTTACGTTTGGTAGGACTGCTACACGGTATTTTGTTCATCTACTTAACTGGAGAATTGCTGTTACGTTTTCGCAGCAGTTCCCGCGAAGATAAAGGTTTACCTCTATGGGCATTTGGCTTAGCACTAATGGCAATTGGCGGTATCGGATTACTCTGCGGACGTCTGATTAAAGCCGCAGTTTCTCGTCAACGCGAATTTCTTGCCGATGCTTCAGCAGTACAGTTCACTCGTAACCCTAATGGCATGACTGGAGTATTGCAAAAACTCCAACAAATGGATTCACGCTTGGTTTCGCCAAATGCAGAAGCCGCCAGCCATATGTTCTTTAGCAATGCCCTCAATCCCTCTTTCTGGGAAGATATATTTTCTACCCATCCACCTCTAACAGAACGTATCCGCCGCATTGGGGGTGTGAAGGTTCGCAATGTACCATCTTCTAACCGGAATCAGAGAACTTCTTCTTCCCCAGATTCTTTAGTAATGGGTTTTGCTAGTGCTACAAATGCTACAACACCAGAACAGGTAGTAAACCAAGTGGGAAGCGTTGCACCAGAGCATTTTGCCCATGCTCAAGCACTGTTGTCAAAGCTACCAGAATCTTTACGCTTGGGCGTGCGGGAGCAGCAAAGTGCAATGGCGATCGCTTTTGCGTTAGCCTTAGATACTGAAAATCTCCAAATCCAAGAACGCCAAATTACGTGGTTGCGTGAAGTGCAACCTGCTGAGGTGGTAGAAAAAACTCTAGAATTTAGTAGCGAAATTGCTCAGTTAGACCGTAATATTCGCTTGCCACTTGTAGATTTGACAATACCTACATTCCGTCAAAATTCAGCCAAAGATTGCCAAAGGCTGTACAAATGTCTACAGGGTTTAGTTGTAGCTACCGGAAGTTTATCACTATGGCATTTTGTGTTGCAGCTAATACTGTGGTATCGTCTCCAACCTTGTATAAATCCTACGTCCGTGACAACGGTAGAATTCACCTCCATAGAGCAGATTTGGTCAGATAGCATCCTAGTACTTTCAGCACTTGCACGCGTCGGACACTCTCAACCTGATGCAATTACTTATGCATTTCATTCTGGAGTTTTCAGACTTCCTGGAGCTGGACAACAAGAAAAAGTTGATACACCTGTAAACTGTAATTTGCCTGAAGTTAAAAAAAGCATCGACCGCCTGCGCCTTGCAACTCCCAAGCTTAAACAAGCTATTGTTGATGCCTGCGCTCACACAGTACTTTTAGATAATAAAGTTACTCCATCAGAGGCAGATTTACTAAGAGCGATCGCTATGACATTAGACTGTCCCATACCTCCATTTTTAAATCCTCAACGTGGTATTTCAAAACAAAAATCATCTTCTCTAAAGCAAAGTTAA
- a CDS encoding SpoIIE family protein phosphatase: MFQILIIDDDHSIKILLKRMLEKQGYKVIAASSGEEGIEKALDCRPALIICDWIMPGLNGLEVCHRIKTDPILSTTFFILLTSLDSVADCVKGLDAGADDFISKPIEQNELQARVRAGLRLHQLSRDLQTQKLLLETEMAEAAEYVRSLLPFPMSEPFNINFRFIPSRQLGGDCFDYYWLDSDYLAIYLLDTAGHGLKATLPSVSVLNLLRSRALKSLNYYQPSDVLKALNDTFQMNYQNDKYFTIWYGVYNRVKRQLTYASAGHPPAILVSHTSPNISEVKHLKTPGMPVGMFPEAKYVDGYCYIEKFSTLYIFSDGAYEITKSDGTLWSLDAFIQMLSNLQHPVNSQLDKVLNYLIDLNSKEAFDDDLSILQIKFD, translated from the coding sequence ATGTTTCAAATACTAATAATTGATGATGACCATTCAATAAAAATACTCCTGAAAAGGATGTTAGAAAAACAGGGTTACAAAGTAATTGCTGCCAGTAGCGGAGAGGAAGGAATAGAAAAAGCTTTAGATTGCCGTCCGGCATTAATTATTTGTGATTGGATTATGCCAGGTTTAAATGGTTTAGAAGTCTGTCACCGCATCAAGACAGATCCAATATTATCTACTACATTCTTCATTTTGTTAACATCATTGGATTCAGTTGCCGATTGTGTCAAAGGGCTAGATGCTGGTGCAGATGATTTTATTTCCAAACCCATTGAGCAAAATGAATTGCAAGCAAGGGTAAGAGCAGGATTGCGTTTGCATCAACTAAGTCGGGATTTACAAACTCAAAAACTGCTCTTAGAAACAGAGATGGCAGAAGCAGCAGAATATGTGCGATCGCTTCTACCTTTCCCCATGAGTGAACCCTTCAATATAAATTTCCGGTTCATTCCCTCACGCCAACTTGGCGGCGATTGCTTTGATTACTACTGGCTCGATTCTGATTATCTGGCAATTTACTTATTAGATACTGCTGGACACGGGCTTAAAGCTACTCTTCCCTCTGTTTCAGTATTGAATCTCCTTCGTTCTCGTGCGCTTAAAAGTCTCAATTACTATCAACCAAGTGATGTCTTGAAGGCTTTAAATGATACCTTCCAAATGAATTATCAAAATGACAAATACTTTACTATCTGGTACGGTGTTTACAACCGAGTTAAGCGTCAGTTAACTTATGCTAGTGCAGGTCATCCACCAGCAATATTAGTATCTCATACATCTCCAAACATCTCTGAAGTTAAACACTTAAAAACTCCAGGAATGCCAGTTGGGATGTTTCCAGAGGCAAAATATGTAGATGGGTATTGCTATATTGAAAAATTCAGTACTCTTTATATTTTTAGTGATGGTGCTTATGAAATTACTAAATCAGATGGCACTCTTTGGAGTTTAGATGCTTTTATTCAGATGCTCAGTAACTTACAGCATCCTGTTAATTCTCAACTGGATAAGGTACTGAATTATCTAATTGATTTGAACTCCAAAGAGGCTTTTGATGATGATTTATCTATCCTACAGATTAAGTTTGATTAG
- a CDS encoding PAS domain-containing protein produces MQKDDILHQPEEVTNNCSLREQQENFSVAFLLQIINGTEDPILVKDRQHRWVLINDAFCNFLRRSREELIGKLDYDLLPKAEADVMWEQDELVLMTGIANENEESFTNNQGQTRFISTKKCLFEDDAGNKFVIASIRDVTQYKQVEADLRQSKQLLQLVIDNIPQGIFWKDRNSVYLGCNQNFLRDTSIDSVETLLGLNDYDLPWQKGEADWYRKCDRQVMASGTAELHIIEPLQKPDGKQHWIDTNKIPLRDVQGNVVGILGTYEDITERQQTEKALRQSETKFQKLSANVPGMLYQFMLHPDGSFSFPYVNSGSYEIYELTPEEIQADASLIIAIVHADEREEFVNSIAVSGQTLQPWQWQGRIVLPDGKFKWIQGVSRPELQADGSIIWDGLVIDITPRKQIEEALQQAYAELEKRVEERTKQLAQSNEVLQTEIKERQQAEAQLLEKEQFLRSVYDGSEHCIFVVDILEDGDVCYTGWNPSTERATKLSNINVIGKKPEDVHGAVEGAAVRQRFIKCLTAGTPITQESCLTFEGQKTWWLTTINPLKDSEGKIYRLVGTTLNITERIRAETQIKQQAEDLETALQELQRTQLQLVQSEKMSGLGQLVAGIAHEINNPVSFIYGNLAHANDYIQDLVRLLQLYQQHYPQPLTEIQELAAEIEVEFLIEDLLKLFNSMKVGAKRIQEIVLSLRNFSRMDEAEMKEVNIYEGIDSALMILEHRIRATSDRPAIQVIKEYNELPLVECYAGQLNQVFMNILTNAIDALEESTVQNPRLLVKPQIHICTQLLKPNQVVIRIADNGAGILEEVKQRLFDPFFSTKPIGKGTGMGLSISYQIISQKHGGTLECVSQPGNGAEFVITIPLRQG; encoded by the coding sequence AAATTTTTCTGTTGCTTTTCTACTTCAGATCATCAACGGTACGGAAGACCCCATTTTGGTCAAAGACCGTCAACACCGCTGGGTGCTGATCAACGATGCCTTTTGTAATTTCTTGAGGCGTAGTCGAGAAGAGTTGATTGGCAAACTAGATTATGACTTATTACCAAAAGCTGAAGCAGATGTAATGTGGGAACAAGATGAACTTGTTTTGATGACAGGCATTGCCAATGAAAATGAAGAATCTTTCACTAATAATCAGGGACAGACGCGCTTTATATCTACTAAAAAATGTTTGTTTGAGGATGATGCTGGTAACAAGTTTGTAATTGCTAGTATTCGAGACGTAACACAATATAAGCAGGTGGAAGCTGACCTGCGCCAGTCAAAACAACTATTACAACTGGTGATAGACAACATCCCGCAAGGAATTTTTTGGAAAGACCGTAATTCAGTGTATCTAGGCTGTAATCAAAATTTTCTCCGTGATACATCTATTGATTCAGTAGAAACTCTCCTCGGATTGAATGACTATGATTTGCCTTGGCAAAAAGGAGAAGCTGATTGGTATCGAAAATGCGATCGCCAAGTAATGGCATCAGGTACAGCAGAACTGCATATCATTGAACCTTTACAAAAGCCAGATGGTAAGCAACATTGGATAGATACTAATAAAATACCGTTGCGCGATGTTCAGGGCAATGTAGTCGGTATCCTTGGTACTTACGAAGACATTACAGAGCGGCAACAAACTGAGAAAGCTCTACGTCAAAGCGAGACAAAATTTCAGAAGCTATCGGCGAATGTGCCAGGAATGTTGTATCAATTTATGCTACATCCCGATGGCTCATTCTCTTTTCCCTATGTAAATTCTGGTTCTTATGAGATTTACGAGTTAACACCAGAAGAGATTCAAGCCGATGCCAGCTTGATAATTGCAATTGTCCATGCAGATGAACGTGAGGAATTTGTCAATTCAATCGCTGTTTCTGGCCAAACCTTACAACCTTGGCAGTGGCAAGGGCGAATCGTTTTGCCTGACGGAAAATTTAAATGGATACAAGGTGTATCCCGCCCAGAACTACAAGCAGATGGGTCGATTATCTGGGATGGCCTAGTAATAGATATAACTCCTCGTAAACAGATAGAAGAGGCACTCCAGCAAGCTTATGCAGAACTGGAAAAACGAGTAGAAGAACGGACAAAACAACTAGCACAAAGTAATGAGGTGTTACAAACTGAGATTAAAGAACGACAGCAGGCAGAAGCGCAGCTTCTAGAGAAAGAGCAATTTTTACGTAGTGTCTATGATGGCTCAGAACATTGCATATTTGTCGTGGATATTCTAGAAGATGGGGACGTTTGCTATACAGGTTGGAATCCATCCACAGAGCGTGCCACTAAGTTAAGTAACATAAACGTCATTGGTAAAAAACCAGAGGATGTGCATGGTGCAGTTGAAGGTGCAGCAGTACGCCAGAGATTTATAAAATGCTTAACAGCAGGTACGCCTATTACCCAGGAGTCGTGCTTGACTTTTGAAGGTCAAAAAACTTGGTGGCTAACTACAATTAATCCACTCAAAGATAGTGAAGGTAAAATCTATCGATTGGTGGGAACTACACTTAATATTACTGAACGCATACGGGCAGAAACTCAAATCAAGCAGCAGGCGGAAGATTTAGAAACAGCCCTCCAAGAACTTCAACGAACTCAATTGCAACTAGTTCAAAGCGAGAAGATGTCAGGTTTAGGGCAACTGGTAGCAGGTATTGCTCATGAAATTAATAACCCGGTCAGTTTCATTTACGGCAACCTAGCACACGCCAACGATTACATTCAAGACTTAGTGAGGCTGTTACAACTCTACCAGCAGCACTATCCCCAGCCCCTAACTGAAATTCAGGAATTAGCGGCAGAGATAGAGGTAGAATTCTTAATTGAGGACTTGCTCAAACTCTTCAATTCGATGAAAGTAGGAGCAAAGCGGATTCAGGAGATTGTTTTATCCCTACGTAACTTCTCTCGCATGGATGAAGCCGAGATGAAGGAGGTAAATATCTATGAGGGAATCGACAGCGCTCTGATGATTCTAGAACATCGCATTCGGGCTACATCTGATCGCCCTGCGATTCAGGTGATTAAAGAATATAATGAGTTGCCGTTAGTGGAATGTTATGCTGGTCAACTCAACCAAGTATTTATGAATATTTTGACAAATGCGATCGATGCTTTAGAAGAGTCAACAGTCCAAAACCCTAGACTTTTAGTTAAACCACAGATTCACATTTGTACTCAATTACTAAAGCCAAATCAAGTCGTAATTCGCATTGCTGACAACGGGGCGGGAATACTAGAGGAAGTGAAACAGCGTCTATTTGACCCTTTCTTTAGTACCAAGCCTATTGGTAAAGGCACTGGGATGGGGTTGTCTATTAGCTACCAAATTATCTCACAAAAGCATGGAGGTACCTTGGAATGCGTTTCTCAGCCTGGAAATGGGGCTGAGTTTGTAATTACTATTCCTCTTCGCCAAGGGTAA
- a CDS encoding STAS domain-containing protein, with translation MREQVKVIKLSGNLNATTSQEFRHNITQVIENGAKVVLVDFQDVTFMDSSGLGALVLAFKTLRAADSKLVVCSINEQVRILFELTNMDKVFEIFPNQEAFNQVLFSKN, from the coding sequence ATGAGAGAGCAAGTCAAAGTTATTAAACTTAGCGGGAATTTAAATGCCACTACTTCACAAGAATTTCGGCACAATATTACTCAAGTTATTGAGAATGGAGCGAAAGTTGTGTTAGTTGATTTTCAAGATGTTACGTTTATGGATAGTTCGGGTTTGGGAGCTTTGGTGCTAGCTTTCAAAACATTGCGGGCAGCAGATAGCAAGCTGGTTGTCTGCTCAATTAATGAGCAAGTCAGGATATTATTTGAATTGACTAATATGGATAAAGTATTTGAAATATTTCCTAATCAAGAAGCATTTAACCAAGTATTATTTTCTAAAAATTAA